In Populus nigra chromosome 10, ddPopNigr1.1, whole genome shotgun sequence, the following proteins share a genomic window:
- the LOC133705975 gene encoding receptor-like protein kinase: protein MSSVLNHVFLLCWYFVSVYTVSGLNYDGSTLLSLLRRWNSVPPSITSSWNASDSTPCSWLGIGCDSRTHSVVSLNLSGYATSGQLGPEIGLLKHLKTIDLHTSNFSGDIPSQLGNCSLLEHLDLSINSFTGKIPDGFKYLQNLQYLSLSFNSLSGEIPESLTKLESLAELLLDHNSLEGRIPTGFSDCKNLDTLDLSFNSFSGGFPSDLGNFSSLAILAIINSHLRGAIPSSFGHLKKLSYLDLSQNQLSGRIPPELGDCESLTTLNLYTNQLEGEIPGELGRLSKLENLELFDNRLSGEIPISIWKIASLKSIYVYNNSLSGELPLEMTELRQLQNISLAQNQFYGVIPQTLGINSSLLWLDFFGNKFTGEIPPNLCYGQQLRILVMGSNQLQGSIPSDVGGCPTLWRLTLEENNLSGTLPQFAENPILLYMDISKNNITGPIPPSIGNCSGLTFIRLSMNKLTGSIPSELGNLINLLVVDLSSNQLEGSLPSQLSRCYKLGEFDVGFNSLNGTIPSSLRNWTSLSTLVLSENHFTGGIPLFLPELGMLTELQLGGNILGGVIPSSIGSVRSLKYALNLSSNGFVGKLPSELGNLKMLERLDISNNNLTGTLAILDYILSWDKVNVSNNHFTGAIPETLMDLLNYSPSSFLGNPGLCVMCSPSSPIKCHKNRNFLPCDSQTSNQNGLSKVAIVMIALAPVAAVSVLLGVVYLFIRRRRYRQDVENTSLEGPSSLLNKMLEVTENLNDRHIIGRGAHGTVYKASLGGDKIFAVKKIVFVGHKERNKSMVREIQTIGKIRHRNLLKLEEFWFQKDYGLILYTYMQNGSLYDVLHGTRAPPILDWEMRYKIAIGIAHGLEYIHYDCDPPVVHRDIKPENILLDSDMEPHISDFGIAKLMDQSSAASAQSLSVAGTIGYIAPENAFTTIKTKGSDVYSYGVVLLELITRKKALDPSFTEGTAIVGWVRSVWNITEDINRIADSSLGEEFLSSDSIKDQVINVLLMALRCTEEEPSKRPSMRDVVRQLVKANDRRRRR, encoded by the exons ATGAGTTCTGTTTTGAATCATGTCTTCCTGTTATGTTGGTACTTTGTGTCTGTCTATACCGTGTCTGGCTTGAACTATGATGGGTCGactctgttgtcactcttgaggCGGTGGAATTCTGTCCCTCCTTCCATAACTTCAAGCTGGAATGCATCAGACTCAACTCCATGTTCTTGGCTAGGTATAGGATGTGATAGTAGAACCCATAGTGTAGTTTCTTTGAACCTCTCTGGTTATGCAACTTCTGGTCAATTGGGACCAGAGATTGGACTCTTAAAGCATTTGAAAACCATCGATTTGCACACCAGTAATTTCTCTGGTGACATACCCTCACAGCTAGGCAATTGTAGTCTACTTGAGCACTTGGATTTGTCCATAAATAGCTTTACTGGAAAAATACCTGATGGCTTTAAGTACCTTCAAAATTTGCAGTATTTGAGTCTTTCCTTTAATTCACTCTCTGGTGAGATACCTGAGAGTCTAACCAAGCTTGAAAGCCTTGCCGAGTTGCTTCTAGATCATAATAGTCTTGAGGGTAGAATTCCTACAGGTTTCAGCGATTGCAAGAATTTGGACACCTTAGATTTGTCCTTCAATAGCTTTAGTGGGGGTTTCCCTTCAGACCTTGGCAATTTTAGCAGCTTAGCAATCTTGGCCATTATTAATAGTCACTTAAGAGGTGCCATCCCATCTTCCTTTGGCCACCTAAAAAAGCTTTCTTACCTTGACCTCTCCCAGAATCAATTGTCTGGGAGGATTCCTCCTGAACTTGGGGACTGCGAGTCGTTGACGACCTTAAACTTGTACACAAATCAACTTGAGGGAGAGATTCCGGGTGAATTGGGAAGGCTAAGCAAATTAGAGAACCTGGAATTGTTTGACAATCGCTTGAGTGGTGAAATTCCTATCAGCATTTGGAAGATTGCAAGTCTTAAGAGCATCTATGTGTACAACAACAGTCTTTCTGGTGAATTACCGCTTGAGATGACTGAGCTCAGGCAACTACAGAATATCTCACTGGCACAAAATCAATTCTATGGGGTCATTCCCCAAACTTTGGGAATCAACAGCAGCTTATTGTGGCTCGATTTCTTTGGCAACAAGTTCACTGGTGAAATTCCGCCAAATCTTTGCTACGGGCAGCAATTGAGAATTCTTGTTATGGGTTCCAACCAACTTCAAGGCAGCATTCCTTCTGATGTGGGAGGCTGCCCAACACTCTGGAGATTGACCCTCGAGGAGAACAACCTCTCAGGTACCCTTCCACAGTTCGCAGAAAATCCTATCCTCCTGTACATGGACATCAGCAAAAATAACATTACAGGCCCAATTCCGCCCAGCATTGGGAATTGTAGTGGTCTCACTTTCATTCGTCTTTCCATGAACAAGCTTACAGGGTCCATACCCTCAGAGCTAGGTAATCTTATAAACCTTCTGGTAGTGGATCTTTCATCCAACCAACTGGAAGGTTCTTTGCCATCTCAGCTGTCAAGGTGTTACAAATTAGGCGAGTTTGATGTGGGGTTTAATTCACTGAATGGCACAATTCCGTCAAGTTTGAGGAACTGGACGAGCTTATCCACTTTGGTTTTAAGTGAGAATCATTTTACCGGGGGCATTCCACTTTTCCTGCCAGAACTTGGAATGCTTACAGAGCTACAACTTGGTGGGAATATTCTAGGAGGTGTGATTCCTTCATCCATTGGATCGGTGCGGAGTCTGAAGTATGCCTTGAATCTCAGCAGCAATGGATTCGTCGGAAAACTTCCTTCCGAGCTAGGGAACTTGAAAATGCTTGAAAGACTTGATATATCAAACAATAATCTGACAGGAACTCTAGCAATTCTTGATTATATCCTTTCATGGGACAAGGTCAATGTTTCAAACAATCATTTCACAGGTGCAATACCGGAAACACTGATGGACTTGCTTAACTATTCTCCGTCATCATTCTTGGGCAATCCTGGCCTATGTGTCATGTGCTCTCCATCAAGCCCCATAAAATGCCACAAGAACAGAAATTTCTTGCCATGTGACAGTCAAACAAGCAATCAAAATGGACTGTCTAAAGTGGCAATCGTAATGATAGCCCTTGCTCCTGTTGCTGCTGTTTCTGTGCTTCTTGGAGTGGTTTACTTGTTTATCAGGCGCAGAAGATATAGGCAGGATGTTGAGAACACTTCTCTAGAGGGTCCATCTTCACTACTCAACAAGATGCTGGAAGTTACTGAGAATCTAAATGACAGACATATCATTGGGAGGGGAGCTCATGGAACAGTTTATAAGGCTTCATTGGGAGGAGACAAAAtctttgcagtaaaaaaaattgtatttgtagGCCACAAAGAAAGGAACAAAAGCATGGTTAGAGAAATTCAGACCATTGGGAAAATCAGGCACCGGAATCTGCTCAAATTGGAGGAGTTTTGGTTTCAAAAGGACTACGGTCTAATCCTGTATACTTACATGCAAAATGGGAGCCTCTATGATGTCTTACATGGAACCAGAGCACCACCAATCCTGGATTGGGAAATGCGGTATAAGATAGCTATTGGAATTGCACATGGATTGGAATATATCCATTATGATTGTGATCCTCCTGTAGTGCATAGAGACATCAAACCAGAAAACATTCTTTTAGACTCTGATATGGAGCCTCATATCTCTGATTTTGGCATAGCTAAGCTAATGGATCAGTCTTCTGCTGCTTCAGCACAGTCCCTCTCTGTTGCGGGAACCATTGGATATATAGCTCCAG AAAACGCATTTACGACAATAAAGACGAAGGGATCTGATGTTTATAGTTATGGGGTTGTTTTGCTTGAGCTTATAACTAGAAAGAAGGCACTGGATCCCTCATTTACGGAGGGAACAGCTATTGTAGGGTGGGTTAGGTCTGTTTGGAACATCACGGAAGACATCAACAGGATTGCTGATTCAAGTCTTGGAGAGGAATTTTTGAGTTCTGACAGCATCAAGGATCAAGTCATTAACGTGCTTTTGATGGCTTTGAGATGTACTGAAGAAGAGCCTAGCAAAAGACCCTCAATGAGAGATGTTGTCAGGCAATTAGTAAAAGCAAACGATCGCAGAAGAAGGAGGTGA
- the LOC133705683 gene encoding mannosyl-oligosaccharide 1,2-alpha-mannosidase MNS1-like has translation MARGRSSSSSSKWRYCNPSYYLKRPKRLALLFIVFVCASFFVWDRQTLVREHEVEILKLNGEVNQLKTMLEGLKSGGGDDGKLISEKKDVPDEPIDVERRQKVKEAMIHAWSSYEKYAWGHDELQPQSKKGIDSFGGLGATLIDALDTLYIMGLDEQFQRAREWVANSLDFNKDYDASVFETTIRVVGGLLSAYDLSGDKVFLEKARDIADRLLPAWNTPTGIPYNTINLVHGNAHNPGWTGGDSILADSGTEQLEFIALSHRTGDPKYQQKAENVIAELNKTFPDDGLLPIYISPDRGIGSYSTITFGAMGDSFYEYLLKVWIQGNKTSAVRNYREMWEKSMKGLLSLVRKTTPSSFTYLCEKNGDSLSDKMDELACFAPGMLALGSSGYGPDESQKIFTLAEELAWTCYNFYQSTPTKLAGENYFFRPGEDMSVGTSWNILRPETVESLFYLWRFTGNRTYREWGWNIFQAFEKNSRIETGYVGLKDVNTGVKDNMMQSFFLAETLKYLYLLFSPSSVISLDEWVFNTEAHPLKIVTRHDGEHVGQSKNSQTRTLGRKEGHFG, from the exons ATGGCGAGGGGTAGATCGTCGTCGTCGTCAAGCAAATGGAGGTACTGTAATCCATCGTATTATCTCAAAAGACCGAAACGCTTAGCTTTGCTTTTCATTGTCTTTGTTTGCGCCTCTTTCTTCGTCTGGGATCGTCAGACTCTCGTAAGAGAACACGAG GTGgagattttgaaattaaatgggGAAGTGAATCAGCTAAAAACTATG TTGGAAGGGTTAAAGAGTGGTGGTGGAGATGATGGTAAGTTGATTAGTGAGAAAAAGGATGTGCCTGACGAACCCATTGATGTTGAGAGAAGACAGAAAGTGAAAGAAGCTATGATCCATGCATGGAGTTCTTATGAGAAGTATGCGTGGGGCCACGACGAGCTTCAA CCGCAGTCGAAGAAAGGTATTGACAGCTTTGGTGGTCTTGGAGCAACTCTAATAGATGCTCTTGATACTCTATATATTATGGGTTTAGATGAGCAGTTCCAAAGAGCTAGAGA GTGGGTTGCGAACTCATTGGATTTTAACAAGGATTATGATGCTAGCGTGTTTGAGACAACCATAAG AGTTGTAGGTGGACTGCTTAGTGCATATGATCTTTCAGGGGACAAAGTTTTTCTTGAAAAGGCCAGGGACATTGCTGACAGATTGCTGCCTGCATGGAATACGCCTACTGGGATTCCTTACAACACCATTAACTTGGTACATGGAAATGCTCATAACCCAGGATGGACTGGT GGTGACAGTATTCTTGCCGATTCTGGCACAGAGCAGCTTGAATTCATTGCTCTTTCTCATAGGACAGGAGACCCGAAGTATCAGCAGAAG GCAGAGAATGTTATAGCAGAGCTTAATAAAACTTTCCCTGACGATGGTTTGCTTCCAATCTATATTAGTCCTGATAGAGGAATTGGATCATACTCGACCATAACTTTTGGGGCAATGGGTGACAG CTTTTATGAATATTTGCTCAAAGTTTGGATTCAAGGGAACAAAACTTCAGCTGTGAGAAATTATAG AGAAATGTGGGAGAAATCAATGAAAGGTCTCTTAAGCTTGGTTCGGAAGACGACACCATCATCTTTCACATACCTTTGTGAGAAGAATGGAGACTCACTGTCAGACAAG ATGGATGAATTAGCATGCTTTGCTCCAGGAATGCTGGCTTTAGGATCATCTGGTTATGGGCCTGACGAGTCTCAGAAAATCTTCACACTTGCTGAAGAG CTTGCTTGGACTTGCTACAACTTCTACCAATCAACACCTACAAAATTGGCTGgggagaattatttttttcgtcCTGGGGAG GACATGAGTGTTGGTACATCTTGGAACATATTGAGACCAGAAACTGTTGAATCGCTCTTTTACCTGTGGCGTTTTACGGGCAACAGGACTTATCGAGAGTGGGGTTGGAATATATTCCAAGCATTTGAAAAGAACTCACGTATTGAAACAGGCTATGTTGGACTAAAGGAT GTTAATACTGGAGTCAAAGACAATATGATGCAAAGTTTCTTTCTGGCCGAGACTCTTAAGtatctttatcttcttttctctccatcTTCAGTCATCTCACTAGATGAGTGGGTTTTCAACACAGAAGCCCACCCTCTAAAAATCGTCACACGACATGATGGAGAACATGTTGGACAATCAAAAAATAGCCAAACAAGGACACTTGGCAGGAAAGAAGGTCATTTTGGTTGA
- the LOC133705807 gene encoding FT-interacting protein 3-like, with the protein MPPKHDFSLREIKPNIDGGKTLTPNMLTLVEPLYFVYVKVVRASHLPLNQATYVEVKSGNYKATTKYIQGTLAPIWNQVFAFNKDRLQAKTIEISVRGKVSVTNEIIGSIEVGIGDIPTRLQGDSSLAPQWYGLEDKNGVSGRSGNLMLAIWVGNQVDDAFSLAWHLDAASVSVDKVSNARPQVYYSPRLWYLKIKVNGAQDLVVWDPNRKPEVYVKATLGNKVLKTKVSKNKGVNPSWNEELMFVVAEPFEDALILSVEDDKGDNMVDYLGKCVKPVHKITQRLLPPLPSEEIINLERYGVVEGPMEKFSSKLRVTIYLDGVYHVFDEPALFSTDLKASSPKLTPGKVGDLELGILKAEGLVPMKSKNGLKTTDAYCVAKYGPKWTRTSTVVSSLEPKWMKQYQWDVLDPCTVIAIGVFDNNNLQAGDGWATDRLIGKVIRIRLSTLEFGRIYKYAYPLVALMPDGVKKMGELHFTLRFIYTKGSGDKIYQYTQPMLPKPAYTDPMSVYQIDSLRNQAVRHIAMRLARAEPPLRREVVESMLSGRGPVWSIRRGKANFQRVMECLKFLKTALIWLDDLRQWKNSRTTIVMFAAFSVFVYYSEIIIPSFFAFLFLKALRNYFKRPRDILCLDTNLSQVESVNTLDWQEELDTFPSSAPFEDLRLRYDRLRAIGYRIEETVGDLATQLERFHAIFSWRDRRATLIFTLFCLVAWIVFYLVPFRLLFFLFGTYMMRSPRFRVTLPPIPQNVFRRLPSRDDCLL; encoded by the coding sequence ATGCCGCCGAAGCATGACTTCTCTCTCAGGGAGATAAAACCAAACATTGATGGAGGAAAAACCTTGACTCCCAACATGCTCACCTTGGTTGAACCACTGTATTTCGTGTATGTAAAAGTTGTGAGAGCCTCCCACTTGCCTTTGAATCAAGCTACTTATGTTGAAGTGAAGAGTGGAAACTATAAGGCAACAACCAAGTACATTCAAGGTACATTAGCCCCCATTTGGAACCAGGTGTTTGCTTTCAACAAAGATCGTCTTCAAGCGAAGACTATAGAGATTTCGGTGAGGGGTAAGGTAAGTGTGACTAATGAGATAATTGGTAGCATTGAAGTTGGTATAGGTGATATCCCTACTCGGCTTCAGGGGGATTCTTCATTGGCACCGCAGTGGTATGGACTTGAAGATAAGAATGGAGTTTCTGGTAGATCAGGAAATTTGATGTTGGCTATATGGGTGGGGAATCAAGTGGATGATGCCTTTTCACTAGCTTGGCATTTAGACGCAGCATCTGTTAGTGTTGACAAGGTATCTAATGCTCGTCCACAGGTGTACTATTCGCCAAGACTCTGGTATCTTAAAATAAAGGTGAATGGTGCTCAAGATTTGGTAGTTTGGGATCCAAATCGAAAACCTGAAGTTTACGTGAAGGCTACATTGGGGAATAAGGTTTTGAAGACCAAAGTTTCGAAGAACAAGGGTGTGAATCCAAGCTGGAATGAGGAGTTGATGTTTGTTGTAGCTGAGCCATTCGAAGATGCTTTGATTTTGAGTGTGGAAGATGATAAAGGAGATAATATGGTGGATTATTTGGGGAAGTGTGTTAAGCCTGTGCATAAAATTACTCAGAGACTCTTGCCTCCTCTTCCAAGTGAAGAGATAATCAATCTTGAAAGGTATGGGGTGGTAGAGGGGCCGATGGAGAAGTTCTCGAGTAAGCTTCGTGTCACTATATATTTGGATGGCGTGTATCATGTTTTCGACGAACCTGCTTTATTTAGTACTGATTTGAAGGCATCATCACCCAAACTGACGCCAGGAAAAGTTGGAGATTTGGAGTTAGGAATCTTAAAAGCTGAAGGGTTGGTGCCCATGAAATCCAAGAATGGATTGAAAACTACTGATGCTTATTGTGTGGCCAAATATGGACCCAAGTGGACAAGAACTAGCACTGTTGTTAGCAGTTTAGAACCAAAATGGATGAAACAATATCAATGGGATGTTTTGGATCCATGCACAGTGATTGCTATCGGAGTTTTCGACAACAATAATTTACAAGCAGGGGATGGATGGGCAACTGATAGATTAATTGGCAAGGTAATCAGAATTCGGCTTTCTACACTTGAATTTGGTCGGATATATAAATATGCCTATCCTCTGGTAGCCTTGATGCCTGATGGGGTGAAGAAAATGGGGGAACTTCATTTCACTCTAAGATTTATCTATACTAAAGGTTCTGGTGACAAAATTTATCAATACACGCAGCCTATGCTTCCCAAACCAGCCTATACAGACCCAATGTCTGTGTACCAAATAGATAGTTTAAGGAACCAGGCTGTTCGTCACATAGCCATGAGACTTGCCCGTGCTGAACCACCATTAAGAAGAGAGGTGGTGGAGTCTATGTTGAGTGGACGGGGACCTGTATGGAGCATCCGGAGAGGAAAAGCTAATTTCCAGAGAGTGATGGAATGTTTGAAATTCCTCAAGACAGCTTTGATTTGGCTTGATGACCTACGCCAGTGGAAGAATTCAAGGACGACGATTGTCATGTTTGCAGCGTTTTCAGTTTTTGTATATTATTCAGAGATCATAATTCCATCTTTCTTTGCCTTCCTCTTCTTGAAAGCTCTGCGCAACTATTTCAAGAGGCCTCGAGACATTCTATGTTTGGATACGAATCTATCACAAGTTGAATCTGTGAATACTTTAGACTGGCAGGAAGAGCTGGACACATTCCCTTCATCTGCGCCATTCGAGGATTTGAGGCTCAGGTATGACAGATTGAGAGCCATTGGATACAGGATAGAAGAAACAGTAGGCGACTTGGCGACTCAATTGGAGAGGTTTCATGCTATATTTTCATGGAGGGATCGAAGAGCTACTTTAATCTTTACACTCTTCTGCCTAGTCGCTTGGATAGTGTTTTACCTCGTGCCTTTCcggttgcttttttttctttttggcacCTACATGATGAGGTCTCCAAGATTTCGAGTTACTCTTCCACCGATACCTCAAAATGTATTCAGGAGGTTGCCTTCGAGAGACGATTGCTTGCTTTGA
- the LOC133705041 gene encoding B-box zinc finger protein 32-like → MAVKVCELCHREAGLYCDSDAAFLCFECDSNVHNANFVVSRHLRRVICSACNSLTGSSFSVTAPSLRRVTCLSCSPENKELDSISCSSSCSSTLSSACISTTETTRFENTKKGVETSCVTNIPARFSGGRLKRSRNLRSECVFVNWCERLGLNGNLVVQRATRAMALCFGRLVLPFRVSLAASFWFGVRSCGDKSVTTWQDLRRLEEVSGVPRKMISAVEMKIEHALRSRRLELHKNMEEGWADSSDCSA, encoded by the coding sequence ATGGCTGTTAAAGTTTGTGAGCTTTGCCATAGAGAAGCTGGTCTCTACTGCGATTCAGATGCTGCGTTTCTTTGTTTCGAATGTGATTCTAACGTTCATAATGCTAACTTCGTTGTTTCCCGTCATCTCCGCCGTGTAATTTGCTCCGCTTGCAATTCTCTCACAGGAAGTTCATTCTCCGTCACCGCCCCATCTCTTCGCCGTGTCACCTGCCTCTCTTGCTCGCCGGAAAACAAAGAATTGGACTCCATCTCCTGCTCTTCATCCTGTTCCAGTACTTTATCCTCTGCTTGCATTTCAACCACCGAAACGACGCGCTTTGAGAACACAAAAAAAGGTGTCGAAACCAGCTGCGTCACCAATATCCCGGCAAGATTTTCCGGGGGTAGGCTGAAGAGATCGAGAAATTTGAGGTCAGAGTGTGTTTTTGTGAATTGGTGCGAAAGGTTGGGGCTCAATGGTAACTTAGTGGTGCAGAGAGCCACTCGGGCGATGGCGCTGTGCTTTGGGAGACTGGTTTTGCCGTTCAGAGTGAGCTTAGCGGCGTCGTTTTGGTTCGGGGTCAGATCATGTGGGGACAAGTCCGTTACAACGTGGCAGGATCTGAGGAGGTTAGAGGAGGTATCTGGGGTGCCGCGGAAGATGATATCGGCCGTTGAAATGAAGATTGAACATGCGCTGCGTAGCAGGAGATTGGAGCTGCATAAAAATATGGAAGAAGGTTGGGCTGACTCGAGTGACTGCTCTGCCTGA
- the LOC133704421 gene encoding F-box protein CPR1-like — protein sequence MGRKMAEEVTKDPIPNDVVVDVKMAEEEVTKDPIPEDVVMSILLKLPIKSILRFRCVSKSCNSLITSPYFIKRHFAKAKQLILRVGKPVASVSLHLDNDSLDRCLQLDFCQPNAFKVNGSCNGVVCLSGIHPKLDASGSVILWNPSIRKTLHLPPPRSYARVATTLLGIGYDPRTDDYKVARVVRLGSSAERPFVFQSYSLNSGSWNENVDFFSRSLENEEALRDITLYRHDNQAFVNGAIHWLLYRKGKINIERYINSPLPLPGHNKVFALSFNLSNESFGEIMLPECFDDRRKAVTDRSFSVFKDSLSVNVINCGLYSGRCLCEIWVMNQYDVRESWAIKYQIEMLHIARPVVHRSNGEILIAGYSWSRLVSFDPQTPRIRDTGLELSVDGYADYFVESLALLDKSN from the coding sequence atGGGCAGAAAGATGGCAGAAGAAGTGACAAAGGATCCTATTCCAAATGATGTAGTCGTGGACGTAAAGATGGCAGAAGAAGAAGTGACAAAGGATCCTATTCCAGAGGATGTAGTTATGAGTATACTCTTAAAATTACCCATCAAATCTATTTTGAGATTCAGGTGTGTATCAAAATCATGCAACTCCCTCATTACTTCCCCTTACTTCATCAAGAGACATTTTGCCAAAGCCAAGCAATTGATTCTTCGAGTCGGAAAGCCTGTAGCATCTGTCTCTTTGCATCTTGACAACGATTCTTTAGATAGGTGCTTACAATTGGACTTTTGCCAACCTAATGCTTTTAAGGTAAATGGTTCTTGTAATGGAGTTGTATGTCTTTCGGGTATACATCCCAAACTTGATGCCAGCGGAAGTGTTATTTTGTGGAATCCATCTATTAGAAAAACTTTGCATCTTCCACCTCCGAGGTCCTATGCCAGAGTTGCCACTACTTTATTAGGCATTGGCTATGATCCACGAACCGATGACTATAAGGTTGCTAGGGTTGTGAGGCTTGGTAGTTCAGCCGAACGTCCATTTGTTTTTCAGTCTTACTCTCTCAATTCAGGATCTTGGAATGAAAACGTTGATTTCTTCAGTAGAAGCCTTGAAAACGAAGAGGCATTGCGTGATATCACCCTTTATCGCCATGACAATCAGGCTTTTGTAAACGGGGCTATTCACTGGCTTCTATATCGTAAGGGCAAAATCAATATTGAACGATACATTAACAGTCCGTTACCTTTACCGGGCCATAACAAAGTGTTTGCACTATCTTTCAATTTAAGCAATGAATCATTCGGAGAGATAATGCTGCCTGAATGTTTTGATGATCGTAGGAAAGCGGTGACAGATAGGTCATTTTCAGTGTTCAAGGACTCTCTTTCCGTGAATGTCATTAATTGTGGTCTGTATAGCGGAAGATGTCTTTGTGAGATATGGGTGATGAACCAATATGATGTGAGGGAATCATGGGCCATAAAATACCAGATTGAAATGCTCCATATAGCTAGGCCAGTGGTTCATAGGAGTAATGGAGAGATATTAATAGCAGGATATTCATGGAGTCGGTTAGTTTCTTTTGATCCCCAGACACCGAGAATTCGTGATACGGGGCTGGAGCTGTCAGTCGATGGCTACGCGGATTACTTTGTAGAGAGTCTTGCTTTACTTGATAAATCAAACTAA